The DNA segment AGCAAGATCAATGGACAATGACTTTGGAATAGATCTAGAGCGTTGGTGAACAGCTTAATGCTTTTGATTGCCGTTCGATTGGTCGTTTGATGACCAAACCTATTCGACTTCCGTAAGTGATGTAAGCAAAGTCACGGTTTAATTGCTTGCAAATAAACTTCGTGAATTATAGCAATTAAACTTCTTGATATATAATTCACGcaaaataatgttttcaaattttcgtAAAATAATTCTAACTCTAACTGGCGACTCTGATATAGTTGAAATTGCGTTGGCATTATTCACCAAATATAGCAACTGTCGACCCAATCACTAGTGGTGTAAGAAAGTTGCAGTTTCctgaaatatatatactttcataaaattaaactaGAAACAAACTTGGCCATACAGAAACTTTCTACAATCTAGTAcagtatttttataaaacactAAAATCTAATCAGcgtccttttcttatactttaatGTACGAataaacaacaaacaaaataagTCAAGATCCGTAGACTTAAATTATTTAAAGTACGATCCAATATGTAGCTTAGTGATACTGATTGGAGATAAgcttttctataaatatttaaCCTGAGTTTTAGCTTTATAATACTAAAATTCTTTTAACTAACAAATATTCTGTTTTttacttaaatttttaaaagatattttttttaatattttactaaatgTTAAAAAGACAAGAgacgaaataaataaataactaatgTAAAGAGAAGTCATGACTAATGCTATGCTATGTTTGGCGCGTATGTTAACCACCACCGGCAAAACACCCACGAAAGATGCGAGCACGCATAAAGAAAGATCAAAAAGGtcaaaaaaacttttataattatattaaaaattgaagccgaaaaattatattaaaaagaaaattaatttactttcgtagttctgtttcttcttgTAGCTTTGAAGCTTAGAGAGATCAAGCGAGTGAGAGTAGTGTAGAAGCAAACCCCCACGATCTGCCCAGTCTTCTTCGATCGGAGCTTTCAGACATTCCGACAAAAGCCAAAaaggtttcttcttttttgtttctgGGAGAGTTTTGTTCTCCCTCTGTTAAGAAAATGGACCGGTACGGTCGCGCCGGTGAAGAAGGGTCGCGATCGGATCCGTCGATTCAGTGGACCTCTCATGGAGTCGAAAGTAATGGTCTTTCGAGCATTGAGTCATTGGTGATTATCAAAGGGTTCTGTTTTGAAAAAtgcgtgttttttttttgggtagcTTCGATGGGGCGGTTAGCgttaggaggaggaggagaatcgTACCCGGAGCGATCCGATGAGCCTGATTGTATTTATTACTTGCGAACCGGTGTTTGCGGGTACGGGTCAAGGTGTCGGTTTAATCACCCGCGCAATCGTGGAGCGGTAATAAAGTTTCCTAATTTTGATTCTTAGGTTTCAGATCAGTGAGCTATTGAATTGGTGTTTAGGTTATTGGAGGAGGAGATGGAGTTTTACCGGAGAGGATGGGACATCCGGTTTGTCAGGTTTTGTAATTAATCAATCTCTGTTTCAGTTTGTTCTGTCTTTGTTTTTAATAGAAAGGTGTGAGctttagatttgtttttttttttttttgtcttttgttgTTGCTCAGCATTTTATGAGAACGGGGACATGTCAGTTCGGTGCTTCTTGCAAGTATCATCATCCTAGGCAAGGAGGTGGTTCGGTTGCGCCTGTCTCGTTAAGTTATTTGGGATATCCATTACGCCTGGTTTGTGTTCTTTCATCTCTCCATCCACACATTGCATTGTATCTTCTCTTACAAGCTCTTTTGTAATTGATTACAGGGAGAGAAAGAGTGTTCCTATTACATGAGAACCGGTCAGTGTAAATTTGGTTTGACCTGTAGATTCAACCATCCCGTCCCACTACAACCTCAACAGCAGCAGCCGCAACCGCAGCTACAGACTATATATCCAACACTTCAGTCTCAACCAATGCCTTCGTCTCAACAGTATGGTTTAGTTTTGTCAAGACCTTCTCTTCTACCTGCTTCTTATCTTCCAAGTCCTTACGGTGGTCCTCCTCCAATGGTTATGCCTCCTGGAATGGTTACATATCCTAGTTGGAACCCTTACCAGGTACTCTAGCTTTTTAAGATTATTTCTTTTGTTACCTTTCTGTTTAGCTAAATTAATCAGTTGGTTTTGTATTAGGCTTCGTTAACTGCAATGCCTTCTCCTGGAACACAACCGTCTATTGGATCAAGCTCTGTTTATGGAATGGCGTCTTTATCTCCTTCAGGGCCTGCTTATACAGGAACATACCAATCTGGTGGACCTTCCTTGACTGCGTCAACAGAACAATCTTTTCCTCAGCGGCCTGATCAACCTGAGTGTCAATACTTCATGAGAACCGGTGACTGTAAGTTCGGATCTTCGTGTAGATACCATCATCCTCCTCTAGATGCACTTCTTCAACCTAAAACTGGTGTTCTCCTCAACTCCATTGGCCTTCCACTACGTCCCGTAAGTCTTTTACAAAAACATGATCATCTTTTTTTGCTAGACAACATTCTCAATACGTGTTTTGACACAGGGCGTAGCGCAGTGCACTCACTTTGCGCAACATGGAATCTGCAAGTTTGGACCGGCGTGTAAGTTTAATCACTCTATGAGTTCTTCACTTAGCTACAGCCCATCTGCTTCATCTCTAACCAATATGCATGTGGCTCCATACCCAATTGGATCATCAGCTCCGATAAGTTCGAGCAATGAACCCACCACAGAGGCTGTGACTGCTGTAGTTTCTTCTCCCATGGTCAGTGGCTTGAGCCAACAAGAGGCAGCTGGAACCAGTTGCGACTCCGCTATAGAAGCTAAGGCTTCTTCAAGTTAAAATAGAAACAAGAGAGGGAAACATCCTCTGATTCTTCATGAACTAAAACAACATtaagaaaagagaaaagaagattATTTTTTGGGGTCTGAGATTTGATGGAAGCAGAGACACCAAACCAAAGCTTCTGTCATTTACCATTTGTCCATATATTAATAGATTCCTCTCTCTCATACGGCCatatctcttgtttttttttctgtcctTGTAAACAACGGTTACTGCTAATAAATGGCCTTATTCACGTGACATTCGATTCCTGAAGCATATAATGTCCTTGTAAGTTTATCTTATACATTGTAAGTGAATTTAAATCTGGTTTGGTGAATGTTGTCTTGGTTTAACTTGGATTTTGATGAAATGAATTATATAAGTTAAACCAAGACAACATTCACCAAACCAGATTTAAATTCACTTACAATGTATAAGATAAACTTAGATTTttatacaacaacaaaaagcttAACTAAGCTCAGATAATCATCTCAGATGCTTCCGCTTCTTCAACGATGAAGGACTCTCACTTTGTTGCCTTCCTAAAGGTCGCTTTGATGGTGTTGCACTCTTCaaagatttaaacataaaaGTAATAAGCATCCAGAGGAATCTAAACAAAAGACaacaactatatatatgttacattGTTTTACCTTTGCGAGCTTCTTCTCTTTACGGGCttgcctctctctctcatcaaaTTCTTGGTTCTCCTTTTCAATCAGTCGAATCAGAGTGTCGCATCTTCTAGCGAGCTCCTGACTCGTGCGAGATTTCACAAACCAGTCAAACCTGAACAGAGGTGAAGTTCTGAATGCTGCCTTTAGCTCGTCCCAGTTCCCATACCCAAGTTTGTTGACCATGCAGATCTGTTCAAACCCAACAATCAAACTTTCATAATAGTAATAGTGAAAACAAAACAGTGAGAGGGAATGAAGAAAAGACGCAGACCATGAAACGATCGCACTCTTCATTGTACAGCTTCCCTTTGTTCTGACCGTATTGAATCTTGAGTTCCAGCCAAGGGTTTCTGTAGCGGTCCAGTTTCTTCCCTATGGCTTTCATGATTTCATCTTTCCTGGAGATTCTTGCCTCTCCCCTCTCAATGTTCTTAAGGATCCTGTCGTAGTCTGCAGGTTCAGAGAGGAAATGTGAGCATAAGCTCCTTCTTGAGGTAGCATCTAAAGGTGTTGTGTTACATACCGTTCAGCTCCTTGTACCGCTCCTTGAATACTTGGGCGTATCTTTCAACTTCTTCCTCTGTTTTACCTTCCATCTCGGAGGCAATGCTTTTGATGTCGTTGCGGCCATACTTCTCACAAGCCCTGAGGAAACTATTGAAGTCTCTTCTGCTCCATGTTGAGAAACCCTGGAGATtaacaattaaataaatgaaagcCCAACGAATCAAAATGTCTAAGACAACCTTTAACATAAAACGTTCACTTTACCTCCTCCAATAAACTCTCCTTTTCTTCTACTTCTTCAGCGGTTAAGGGATCTCCACCTTCAAACAGAAATGTCTCAATCAGTAATGGGTTCGCTGGAAATAAATGTTAGCAAAGTGGGCACAAACTGAGAAACGGAGCTTGACCTTCTGGTTCTTCTACATCAACTGTGTCTTTCAGCTGATTTTTCTGATGTGTTTGCTGAAACCAAACGGAAGAAAGATGATTTTACTAGTTGAAAACTCGCTCCGAAGCACAACAAACCAGTGAGAAGTATTTCATTTAAAGGGCCCTACCATGAGATAGCGTACTTCCTTTTCATACAACTCGGTCAATCTCTGAGTGTTAAAGAACTGAAAATCGTGCCTGTGGGATGGACAAGAAATCAGATTTCTAGAATAAAAATACCATCTAGATAGGGAAAGGCAGTTCACAGATGCAGAGTATCGTTTATTGAGGTACTTACAACTGGGGCATGCGCGGAATTCTCGGCTCTTTAGGTTTAGCTGGAGCACCTTGCCGCAATGTTTGCTTAAAGTATTCAGATTCAGAGTAGCTGAAGATACAGTAGATAAAGCAAAAGGGATTTTTCTGTTAGACAAAGCTTATGAAGACAGACAAAATAGGACTGGACGGGACATTGTATAGGCAAAAAGAACATTTACTTGCGCTTTCTCTCCCGCTTTGGTGGATCATTCCAGTTGTCGCTCacaatctttttaaaatcaagCTTGTTCTCGTCCTACAAAACATAATTGTAAGAAACAGTAAATTTAATTTTCGGTAGCGCAGATCATATATAGAGGGCTTACCTTATTGTCATCATCAAAATCATAGAAGTCAGCACCTGTGACAAATAAGACGATTGATTATCCAAATATTACACTAGTAACACAACACAAACGGAAAAAAAAGATCTATAACACCCTTACTGTCATCCATTTTAAACTGTATAGCATCTTCTGTAAATTTCTTCATCTTGGCATCAAGTTCAGCTGTAGCCTCCTCTCCTTTCGCAATGATTCTATCGATATCCTCGTCTGTGATTGTGCTATCTTTAGAGCTGAACACCATCTCAGCACCATATCTTACCATTTGAAGCAACTCATCCTTATTGACAGCTGCATatagtaattaaaaaattaataatgttagaGATGACTAACTGCATTTTGCAAAATCGTTATAGCAAACTTACTTTTCTGCTCTGCCAGTCTTCCTTGTTGAATAACCAGAGCATCAAGCGCCAACTTCTTGTAAGCTCTCTCAATTACTTTCTCCTCAATAGCAGACTGAAAACAACTATTACGTAATTAATCCAAACAGTCATAGTTTGTTCTTACTTGACACACAAGAAGAGAATATCAACCTCAGTGCAGAATCGAAACACTTGAACTTCTTTCTTTTGACCAATCCTATGGGCACGATCCTGCGCTTGCAAGTCGACTTGCGGGTTCCTGCCAAAATCCACCAGACTCGTCAAAACCGAAGAGACTACTCAAAAACTACAATGGACATGATAAGACTTACCAGTCACTATCGTAAAGAATCACAACATCTGCAGTAGCAAGATTGATACCAAGCCCTCCTGCTCTAGTAGAtaacaagaaaacaaatttcTCGCTTCCTGGCTTGTTGTAGGCTTCTATGGAGGCGTCTCGTTCATCACCACCAGTATTTCCATCAATTCGGCAATATAGATAACCACGATACATTAAATAATCCTCAAGAATATCCAAAAGCCTTGTCATCTGACATAATGTTAACAAAAAGAACAACGCTCAGACTTCAAATAAAGAAAGGAAACAGAGAAGATGAACCGTAAGAAGCAGTTATCTCCAGTTGTTCTGTACTTTACCTGAGAAAATATTAGAACCCTCGAATCACGTTCCTTCAACTTAGGAAGCAATTTATCCAAGAGAACCATCTTACCTGACAACAAGAACATAAAGATGGTTCAAAAAAACATGTACACCTACATTCTGAAGTATGTAGTTTGAATGCTAGTCTTACCAGCATTTGTTATGAGGTGATCTCCTGTGGTATATGGGGGACCAGGCTCTGCACCCTGGAAGAGATAAGGGTGATTACAGCATTTACGCAGTTGCATTGCAATGTTTAGCAGACGTTTGCGTTCTCCACCAGCATTAACTGCTTCAAGATCTTTCTGCAGTAAAGCCTTGTAGTATTGTTTTTGCATCTGAGACATGCCAACTTTAAGTATCGTCTCCTTCTTTGGTGGCAAACCTTTCTCAACATCTGACTTTAGTCTCCGTAGAAGAAATGGTCGAAGGACCTAAAAGATACAGGAAAGTGATTAGCCTAACGATTAAGACGTGATAAACTCGATAGAAACAATTACATACATACCTTGTGAAGTTGTTGAACAACTTCCTGCTGGTCATTCTCGCCAGATATTTGAAACCATTCATCAAAAGTCTCTGCTGAACTAAAGATCTCAGGCAGAAGAAAATTGAGAAGGGCCCACAGTTCATGGAGATTATTCTGCATATACAAAGAAAACATAAGGTACAAAGAAACCCACACCAGAAAGGTTGTCTAATACAATCAGAGCcaacttaacaaaaaaacttcAGAGTCCAACTACTCACGAATAAGATAGAGAAAACACCTGAAGGGGGGTTCCCGTGATAAGAAGACGATAATTGGTGCTAAAAATTCTCATAGTCTTCGAGAGGAGTGAATTTTCGTTCTTGATTCGATGCGCTTCATCGATGATAATATAACGCCAGCTAAAGCGACGCAGTGCTGTCTTCTCTTTGATGGCCATCTCAAAGCTTGTGACGCAAATATCAAATTTCCCAGCAACTAGCAGGTCATCACGAATATGTCTCTGCATTATTTCGCAGACATCTCATAGTTAAGAGGTTAAACATTTACATAAACTCTGAGATGGCATACAGATCGTGACTTACCCTTTCCTCAGGATTACCAAGGAATTTCACAGCTCGCAACACAGGACAAAACCGGCGAATTTCGTTCATCCAATTACCAAGGGTTGACTTTGGAGCAACTACCATATGTGGACCATTGATTCCTCTGTATTCATGAAGGTAGGCCAGCAAAGAAATTGTTTGAAGTGTCTTCCCCAGACCCTACACCACATGATAAAAAATGGTTCAATGATTAAAAACTAAGAACTTGTTTTGCTTGTACTTCTGGGGGGAGCCACTGTTTACCATCTCATCAGCAAGAATTCCATTTATGCCATTCTCATACAGACGGATGAGCCAGTTCAAACCAGCTAACTGGTAATCTCTTAACTTCCCTTGAATACCTGTACGTTGAGAAGAAAACGATGAATCCTGAGCTTTTCCATAAAAGCTTGCGCTATACTACCTAGTAAGTGCGAGGTCACAACAATAGCTATATGTTACGGAAATGTACACTTCTTGCTCTCAAACAAATGATCAATATACAATACGTGTAGACTAAAGAGCAAAACACATGTACTTACAAGAAGGCTGTGTGAGCAACCTCGTGTTACCAGATGCAGCTAAGCCATCCTCTTCTTCCTTCAAATATTCctcatcttcctcctcttcaGTTACTTTGGAAGCATGACGACCCCTGATggttaaaaaagttaaaaactcaAGTTCCTATTTTGATGTCACAAAAAATGCATCCAACACACCTTCCTTTCGCCTTCTTCTGAGAAGAAGATGGATCACCTTTAGCAAAATGTGAAAACAACTCAGTCTGCTGCAGAAGATACTTCAATCTCCCTTTCCCCTTATTATTCTAAATCCACCAAAACAAATCAGATTCCTCAATTCCCTTTTTTTAAAACTAAGTAGTAGTAAACAAAGCACGCACCATATCAGCATCTATGGAAGCATTCTGAGAATCAAGCATCTCCTGAATCTTCTGCTTCTTCAGCTTCTGCATATCCCTAAGCCTAGCCTTCTCACGTTTACTTATCTCAACCTTCTCATCGTCCTCTTCATCCTAATACAAACACAGTGAAGCTAATCAGATTCATCTCCCGTTCAATTCAAATTAGCTCACCAATCGAAAACGCCTTACCTCGTAATCATCCTCGATAGGAGCAATCTCTTCGTCAGAGACTGGCGCAGCTTCTTCGTCGGAATCGGAAGATCGAGTGACGGCCTCGAGCTCCTCCTCGTCTTCTTCTCCTATGTTGGTATTAAcattctcttcctcctcctcttcggAAGAGAGAGCATCGTCGCGATTCGAGAATTTCGCCATGGGAATCGAAAACCTTGAGATCGAGGGTTTACTTGCTTCGGGTAAAGTGAAAGTGCAGAGCCCAGGGTTGATTTATGACCGTTGGTTTATGGTAAGAAAATCTAACGGCTAAGATTGTAACCTAATCGCTTCGTTTTGATAAGATTTTACCCGCCACGTTGAGTGAAGAGAGTTATACCGGTTTGGGTTTGGTGATAAATAGGGCTTTATTGGACCCATTAAAAAGCCGAAACTGTTACCAATTTTTGAAGATTATTGAACATTACTATGTTACCGCTTTTATAAGGACTTTACAAATCTCAACAATTGGAAAATTGTTTTTACTTAAAACAAAAGGatatttataatgttttgaCCCTTAAAAGTTATAACACCtatatttaaactaaatatTGAGTCCAAGATAATTTTTAACGacctttaaaaaataaatatataaattaatcaaaaatctTTGTCATCAAAAATAAATAGGTATTTAAACCTTATTTAACCTAAAAATCATAATCCATACATAGAAAAGTAAAATCCAAAATACTATTTAACAAcagtaaaaaaatatactttagtTTTTAATCATAGAAATGTACTTCAAAGGTATCCaagctttttaaaaatttgcATTTTATTAAAACACAGCAAATCCGAAGAATATTTTTCTTAGCCAATCTGTatcttaattattattcaaCTTGTTTGTCTTTATGTGAATTTTAtggtaaaaaaacaaaagggtAGAAGACTAGAATAGAATGTATGTACTAGTCAAAGAAGCCGATGCGGAActctataatttatatatgcATCACAGTAAATGACGAAAGAAGCCGATGCGGGattctataatttatatatgcATCACAGTAAATGACGTAAATGATCTGGTTTCATATTTAGTTTCCTGAGTCTAGGGTCATTTCCTTTGCGGAAGAAGAAACTTATCACCTGAGTAGTGTGAGCAATGAGCAGCACTGTAACGATGTCAAAGGGTTGTGAGGTTGAAGTGTGTTCTGAAGAGGAAGGGTTCAAAGGCGTTTGGTTCCGAGCGGTCTTAGAGGAGAACCCTACCAAGAGTGGACGGACCAAGCTCCGTGTCCGCCACACGGATTTTATAACCAACGATGAATCCTCTCCCTTAACCAATAGCGTCGAGCAGAGACTCATCCGGTCGATACCGCCTGAGGATCTCCAAAACAGCGTTGTTTTGAAGGAAGGAACGGTGGTCGATGCGAAATACAAAAATGGGTGGTGGAAAGGTTTTATTGTAAAGAAGATATCAGAGGGTGagaagtttttggtttacttcAATTCACCTCCGGACCTATACGAGTTCGAAAGAAACCAGTTGCGTGCTCATCTTGACTATATGAACTGGAAATGGGCTGTACCAAAAACCGAggtacatatataataaataaagaaatcaGGGGTAAATCTAGATTTAGATTTCACTGGGTGCAATAATAATGAATTTCCATCTTTTTGATTATTTCTTCTCATTTTAccttaaaaataatcaaaaaatgaaaaattaatgGGTGCATATAGACACCCATAGCATACTACTTGCCTTCCCCCTATATATTTTCAAGGCTATATCTCAGATTTGTGagaccataattttttttttaatcttaattTAGGAAAAAAACTGATATACCTATGTATAATTGTTCTTTAAAATTTAGGGGTCAATGTGAATATTTCATCCGGATGCATGTTGTTTTGTTTGAAATTTCTTAAAAGTTGTGTTGCAAGCTACGTGCCTTTtgctttatttgtttttgttgcaTCTATAGTTTAAAATGGTTAAAAGTATTAGCATCGGTTGTGAATTTTAAGAAATAAGCCTTTTTAACATCTCTTGTTGGCCATGCAGGAACTGAAGAAGTCCATGTCTTTCCCCGGAGCAATGGTGGAAGTCACCGGTGCCTACGTGAAAACTGGGTGGTTCCCAGCGTTGATGGTTACAAAGGTTAAAGATGACATTGAGAATAAATTCCTTGTCAAGGACTTGAGTCAGAAGTTAAGCCTCATCAATGGTGATGAGAGAACACCACCACCGATTATTAATGCACACTGCGTTAGACCCGCACCGCCTACTTCTTCGGTTGATGAAGAATATCAGTTAAATGAACGAGTAGAGGCGTTATGTGGTCATGGATGGTACCCAGGGTTGGTGAAGGGAGCTCTCTCTGAGAACCGTTACTTGGTTCGTATGGACATTACAAAGGAGGACCGTGAATTTAAGCACTCGGAACTTCGACCCTTGATGGTGTGGGAACATGGGGATTGGCGTGAGAGACCAAAGATATTGACTTGTTCTGGTGCTAGGCCACTCGCTAAAGCTAATATTGTGGCTGTGAGTTAAAACAATCTCGTGTGTTTTCATTTATGTCTTTGATGTTGGTTTACTAACTTTGTTACCTGAAAATAGGCCACTGGAGAATCGATGGCTCATGCTATTACGAATGATAAAAATCCTCAGGGCACGACCCCACCAGTGACACCAATTGGTAATTGTGGTCTTCTTTAGCTTCCTTACTTTAGTTTATGCATCatgaaatgttatatatattgtcAATGTTTTCCAGCAGAAGAATCTGTTTCACTTGCAACCCCATCCCCAATCATAACTATACAAACTAGAACTGAAGGAGAAAAATCCTCTGAAAAGACTGTTAATAAAACTAGGCTTCTGATTGGCTTGACAAATGATTCCACTCAACAGAAGgtaaagttttgttttcttttgctaGAAAATAATCATTCTTGATTTCACTAGATTTGGTCCTTATTATCTTAGCCTCGTTAATATGTTTATCTATCTTTGATATGATGGTTTTTAAACTCTTCATGTAGATGCCTACTAGGAGCAGAAGTCAAAGAGAACAAGAACAACCCTCAGGCCTGAATGAAACTGGTATGTTTTGGTATCTTTTTCTCTTGCTAAATCTGCTGTCTGAAACGATGGTGATGTTGATGATCAGCCTTTCTTTACTTGGGATAGGAAATGTATCTGCTACTTTGGAAGGTAGAGTTAGGCAAAGCGGACCAAAGGTATATATTTCACTAATgtctttaagtttttttttattggtatGAGCTGAAGTAGTTATGTTCTTTCCACCTTTAGGAAAAAATTGTAAACCATTTTGGTGCTAATAAGACAATGGCTCCTGGAAAGGCCACACAGCAGATGGAAACATTCATGAATCCACATGACATTCGCAAGACACTCACTGAAGCTGTGAGTTAGTCTCTCTCTTGCTGCGTGTTTGCGCTTACTTTCATGTCTGCCATGTTGTTTTACAAACTCTGTTACCTGATTAGGGCTACGGAGTATTGAAAATGAAGAGGAGGGATCCTCGGGTCATCATAACCTGGCCAGTAACATCAATAGGTAAGTCTGAAATTCTCTAACTCCTTGTGTTTAGTTCCTTCATCATAAACATTGACCTATATTGTCAATGTCTTGTAGCAAAAAGATCTGCAACCCAGTCTCCGGTCATAAGTGCAACACCACTGAAACGTGCAGACGCCACAACTGTAGGAAAAATAACCCCAAGGAAGACACCGGACCCAAAGATGAATCTGAATGGTTTTGGAAAGGACTCAACTCCACATAAGGTAAGTTagttcattttttaaaagataatcaGCCTCACTTTCTTTGTTGTTTGTTAGATCATGCTTGTTATATTAGCTTTCATGCCCATGttattttatctttaaaatGATGATTTGACACTCTTTATGTAGGTGCCTAATGAAGAGAACAGCGAAGCTAGGAGTAGAAAAAGGAAAAGTCAACAACCCTCAAGTGGTATGTCTTAATCAGCATTATAGTTTTGGTATCTTTGTGTCTTGCCAAATCTTAGTAACATCATTTATTATAATTTGTAGCTGGGACTAGCAATGGTTCAAATGCTATGATCAATGGTGCAAGTAAAAGTATTTGCAACAATGCTGAAGTTGTTGTACAGCCTCTCTCTGCTTGGATAATGGGTTTACCTTTTTCAAAGACGTTACCATTTTGGAAGACGTATGAATCATCCGGTTTCGAATATTTTCCGCAACGACCTCACTTCAGCCCACTGCTTAAAGATAAAGAGGATCTCCGTGAATTGTTGGCGGTTGGTATGATAGTCACCTTTTATGGGTTACTAGATGAAGTAAAAGGTCTGAAGCTCGATGATCCTATGAGCAAGCTCAATGATCTCATGGTGAAATTTGccaaactaaaaaatcatggtTTTAACATTAAATCTCCTCAAGGTCGAATCAACAAATTGTTGTTTCTTAAAGAGGTGCGAGCTAAGAAAGCCGAGAAACAGCAACGTTTTGAGGACTGCATGGAAAAGGAAGAAAGTGAAAGTCGCAAGTTACAATCTAAGAGGGCTGGGATGAAACGCAAGATCTGTGAGCTGCAGACACAAGATAAAGTTGCGAAAGTGAGGATGGAAGCCGCTGAGGAAAAGATAGCAGATATGAAGTCACATGCAGAAAAGATTGGTCAAGAAATTGAAGAAATGGAGGTTGAGTTTCAAAAAGTTGTATCGGCTCTATGCTTTGGTAAATGAAACTAAGAGTTGTCTGTAATTGTTGGATATTATGTTCGTGTGTTTAAGGTTAACTACCCATGTAGATATTCATGATACCGTAGCAGTGTCGATGATgcagatttatttaactttatAAGTCTCTGGTCTTGCTCTCAGTGACCAT comes from the Brassica rapa cultivar Chiifu-401-42 chromosome A01, CAAS_Brap_v3.01, whole genome shotgun sequence genome and includes:
- the LOC103849978 gene encoding ISWI chromatin-remodeling complex ATPase CHR11; this encodes MAKFSNRDDALSSEEEEEENVNTNIGEEDEEELEAVTRSSDSDEEAAPVSDEEIAPIEDDYEDEEDDEKVEISKREKARLRDMQKLKKQKIQEMLDSQNASIDADMNNKGKGRLKYLLQQTELFSHFAKGDPSSSQKKAKGRGRHASKVTEEEEDEEYLKEEEDGLAASGNTRLLTQPSCIQGKLRDYQLAGLNWLIRLYENGINGILADEMGLGKTLQTISLLAYLHEYRGINGPHMVVAPKSTLGNWMNEIRRFCPVLRAVKFLGNPEERRHIRDDLLVAGKFDICVTSFEMAIKEKTALRRFSWRYIIIDEAHRIKNENSLLSKTMRIFSTNYRLLITGTPLQNNLHELWALLNFLLPEIFSSAETFDEWFQISGENDQQEVVQQLHKVLRPFLLRRLKSDVEKGLPPKKETILKVGMSQMQKQYYKALLQKDLEAVNAGGERKRLLNIAMQLRKCCNHPYLFQGAEPGPPYTTGDHLITNAGKMVLLDKLLPKLKERDSRVLIFSQMTRLLDILEDYLMYRGYLYCRIDGNTGGDERDASIEAYNKPGSEKFVFLLSTRAGGLGINLATADVVILYDSDWNPQVDLQAQDRAHRIGQKKEVQVFRFCTESAIEEKVIERAYKKLALDALVIQQGRLAEQKTVNKDELLQMVRYGAEMVFSSKDSTITDEDIDRIIAKGEEATAELDAKMKKFTEDAIQFKMDDSADFYDFDDDNKDENKLDFKKIVSDNWNDPPKRERKRNYSESEYFKQTLRQGAPAKPKEPRIPRMPQLHDFQFFNTQRLTELYEKEVRYLMQTHQKNQLKDTVDVEEPEGGDPLTAEEVEEKESLLEEGFSTWSRRDFNSFLRACEKYGRNDIKSIASEMEGKTEEEVERYAQVFKERYKELNDYDRILKNIERGEARISRKDEIMKAIGKKLDRYRNPWLELKIQYGQNKGKLYNEECDRFMICMVNKLGYGNWDELKAAFRTSPLFRFDWFVKSRTSQELARRCDTLIRLIEKENQEFDERERQARKEKKLAKSATPSKRPLGRQQSESPSSLKKRKHLR
- the LOC103849971 gene encoding zinc finger CCCH domain-containing protein 34 isoform X2; protein product: MDRYGRAGEEGSRSDPSIQWTSHGVETSMGRLALGGGGESYPERSDEPDCIYYLRTGVCGYGSRCRFNHPRNRGAVIGGGDGVLPERMGHPVCQHFMRTGTCQFGASCKYHHPRQGGGSVAPVSLSYLGYPLRLGEKECSYYMRTGQCKFGLTCRFNHPVPLQPQQQQPQPQLQTIYPTLQSQPMPSSQQYGLVLSRPSLLPASYLPSPYGGPPPMVMPPGMVTYPSWNPYQASLTAMPSPGTQPSIGSSSVYGMASLSPSGPAYTGTYQSGGPSLTASTEQSFPQRPDQPECQYFMRTGDCKFGSSCRYHHPPLDALLQPKTGVLLNSIGLPLRPGVAQCTHFAQHGICKFGPASPISSSNEPTTEAVTAVVSSPMVSGLSQQEAAGTSCDSAIEAKASSS
- the LOC103849971 gene encoding zinc finger CCCH domain-containing protein 34 isoform X1, encoding MDRYGRAGEEGSRSDPSIQWTSHGVETSMGRLALGGGGESYPERSDEPDCIYYLRTGVCGYGSRCRFNHPRNRGAVIGGGDGVLPERMGHPVCQHFMRTGTCQFGASCKYHHPRQGGGSVAPVSLSYLGYPLRLGEKECSYYMRTGQCKFGLTCRFNHPVPLQPQQQQPQPQLQTIYPTLQSQPMPSSQQYGLVLSRPSLLPASYLPSPYGGPPPMVMPPGMVTYPSWNPYQASLTAMPSPGTQPSIGSSSVYGMASLSPSGPAYTGTYQSGGPSLTASTEQSFPQRPDQPECQYFMRTGDCKFGSSCRYHHPPLDALLQPKTGVLLNSIGLPLRPGVAQCTHFAQHGICKFGPACKFNHSMSSSLSYSPSASSLTNMHVAPYPIGSSAPISSSNEPTTEAVTAVVSSPMVSGLSQQEAAGTSCDSAIEAKASSS